In Borrelia sp. A-FGy1, a genomic segment contains:
- a CDS encoding ERF family protein yields MNESINNNYSSMEKEVSKPDAVRELELLSELRRLKACLKPIAKNGRCNIGKDRGYDYFHMDDILETINTVIDEHDINVAIWQEIKYEIIGSVKINYIETVFVHTKNGYKHIIKTDLNMGETLEVYKLDMQFRSEYANLTKTERRQANNTIQQVLGASFTYFCRYVLVKFFGIIGLVEDNDCNFDGKHTSKIVSRQQAVGQTQAKSFAVSNNFSNNNSNNNDDSYSSGYQKRNLDTPEERKKLYSALDKLAEKDIASKIKFYVSRRLISVSAGWFYGKGFKDKMQDRINSFSKLEHKFKDRIEEMKRAKEQDRILEKKAIEFTKNVNRYANDNIEHRDSNLHKYSNIEITNRIGSNSWNVAE; encoded by the coding sequence ATGAATGAATCAATAAATAATAACTACTCTAGTATGGAGAAAGAGGTAAGCAAGCCAGATGCAGTAAGAGAGCTTGAACTTCTTAGTGAACTTCGTAGGCTTAAAGCATGCTTAAAGCCAATAGCTAAGAATGGGAGATGCAATATTGGCAAGGACAGGGGATATGATTATTTTCATATGGATGATATTTTAGAAACAATTAATACTGTTATTGATGAACATGATATTAATGTTGCAATATGGCAAGAGATAAAATATGAAATTATTGGAAGCGTTAAGATTAATTATATTGAAACTGTATTTGTACACACAAAAAATGGATACAAGCACATAATCAAGACGGATCTTAATATGGGTGAGACTCTTGAAGTTTACAAGCTTGATATGCAGTTTAGAAGTGAGTATGCAAATTTAACTAAGACAGAGAGAAGACAGGCAAATAATACAATACAACAAGTTTTAGGGGCATCATTTACTTATTTTTGCAGATATGTTTTAGTCAAGTTTTTCGGCATTATAGGACTAGTAGAAGATAATGATTGCAATTTTGATGGCAAACACACAAGTAAGATTGTTTCAAGACAACAAGCAGTAGGGCAGACACAGGCCAAAAGCTTTGCTGTTAGTAATAATTTTAGTAACAATAATAGCAATAACAATGATGATAGCTATAGTAGTGGTTATCAAAAGAGAAATTTAGATACACCAGAAGAGAGAAAAAAGCTATATAGTGCCCTAGATAAGCTAGCAGAAAAAGATATAGCTAGTAAGATTAAGTTTTATGTGTCACGTAGGCTTATTAGTGTAAGTGCAGGGTGGTTTTATGGTAAGGGGTTTAAGGATAAAATGCAAGATAGAATAAATAGTTTTTCTAAATTAGAGCACAAATTCAAAGATAGGATAGAAGAGATGAAAAGGGCAAAAGAACAGGATAGGATTCTTGAAAAGAAAGCAATTGAGTTTACTAAGAATGTCAATAGATATGCAAATGATAATATAGAGCATAGAGATAGTAATTTGCATAAATACTCTAATATTGAAATTACTAATAGGATTGGTAGTAATTCTTGGAATGTGGCGGAGTAG
- a CDS encoding plasmid maintenance protein yields the protein MIENVNQKKYHCLTTECSSTKQTNLVILVSTLDFVNNKHKQYTQKYLYYCFTLNQKRFRKKIVSQETFRKYLYTLEKLKITDNYCHRKGKQKGSEIRYTLLHDKKECNRLINNHFMEEKEKSFSIKFKAYWEKKQNKSENQNKKILTKNTYDKYQCNNNNKNNNIKNIEKRENHSLIKTSKESFKKDKKNKKNKTRHEKYANKCEFKSTNILSLISKLDTNESNKINHLKNYKRIELECKNTLTNELEAIVFPIIKNNYKNPYYLYKFNEYGFFNRIVEYFNGDKSKFEVKDGVIYKKNMYITKDFNRKRKDSLQKMIENVKQELIKKHYKQEDLDIEFTKLFDKYKTKPHFILEHNKYKDLSRFINYVKNKYYKVETSEETEANNRSALFSIILDRATLKYPSIEVQEIGFKVRNYMRTIENIEWALIKDNTYLYDFMDRLKNEEYMSSNNEINTLKVSNSIP from the coding sequence ATGATAGAAAATGTCAATCAAAAAAAATACCACTGCTTAACCACTGAGTGTAGCAGCACAAAACAAACAAATCTTGTTATTTTAGTATCAACGCTTGATTTTGTAAATAATAAGCATAAACAATATACACAAAAATATTTATATTATTGTTTTACTCTTAATCAAAAAAGATTTAGAAAAAAGATAGTTTCACAAGAAACTTTTAGAAAATACTTATATACACTTGAAAAATTAAAAATAACTGACAATTATTGTCATAGAAAAGGAAAACAAAAGGGAAGTGAGATTAGATACACCTTACTTCATGATAAAAAAGAATGTAATAGATTAATTAATAATCATTTTATGGAAGAAAAAGAGAAAAGCTTTTCCATAAAATTTAAAGCTTATTGGGAAAAAAAACAAAATAAAAGTGAAAATCAAAATAAAAAGATTTTAACAAAAAATACCTATGATAAATACCAGTGCAATAATAATAATAAAAATAATAACATAAAGAATATAGAAAAAAGAGAAAATCACTCTTTAATAAAAACTTCAAAAGAATCTTTTAAGAAAGACAAAAAAAATAAAAAGAACAAAACAAGACACGAAAAATATGCTAATAAATGTGAATTTAAATCTACTAATATTTTAAGCCTCATATCCAAACTAGATACCAACGAAAGTAACAAGATAAATCACTTAAAAAACTACAAACGAATTGAATTAGAATGCAAGAATACACTTACAAATGAGCTTGAAGCAATAGTGTTCCCTATTATAAAGAACAACTATAAAAATCCATACTATTTGTATAAATTTAATGAGTACGGCTTTTTTAATAGAATAGTAGAGTATTTTAATGGTGATAAGAGTAAATTTGAGGTTAAAGACGGGGTTATTTATAAGAAGAACATGTACATAACTAAAGATTTTAATAGGAAACGAAAAGATTCATTACAAAAAATGATAGAAAATGTAAAACAAGAACTTATAAAGAAACACTACAAACAAGAGGATTTAGACATAGAATTTACCAAGCTATTTGACAAGTATAAAACTAAACCTCATTTCATTTTAGAGCACAATAAGTACAAAGATTTGTCAAGATTTATAAATTATGTTAAAAATAAATACTATAAAGTAGAGACAAGTGAAGAAACAGAAGCAAATAATAGAAGTGCATTATTTAGCATAATATTAGATAGAGCAACTTTAAAATATCCTAGTATAGAGGTGCAGGAAATAGGATTTAAAGTAAGAAATTATATGAGGACTATAGAAAATATTGAATGGGCATTGATTAAAGACAACACATATCTTTATGATTTTATGGATAGACTAAAAAATGAGGAGTATATGAGTAGTAATAATGAGATAAACACGCTAAAAGTATCAAATAGCATCCCTTGA
- a CDS encoding ParA family protein, whose product MEAKEVPKIISVASIKGGVGKSTTCLILAKLLAQKHKVLLIDMDTQASITSYYNKQLKEHNVNVASINVYKILKDEIRIDNAIVSVEGNIDIIPSYYTLQDFVEDCWDSNTITFQEAKFFLKDAMQGLTRVYDYILIDNPPSLDIFLVNSLFISDYVIVPVVCELWTVESLELIYDKVYDRLKLVIPIYTIATKFRKRSTYERLYNELDKRSNLLGFVSERESLNRSIFSKIDFDMTCDYVSEYQTIWNNFISKSRIMA is encoded by the coding sequence TTGGAAGCTAAAGAAGTACCTAAAATAATATCAGTAGCAAGCATTAAGGGTGGTGTTGGTAAAAGCACAACTTGTTTAATTCTAGCTAAACTATTAGCACAAAAACATAAAGTCTTACTCATTGACATGGATACACAAGCTTCTATTACTAGTTATTACAATAAACAACTTAAAGAACATAATGTTAATGTTGCTAGCATTAACGTGTATAAAATATTAAAGGATGAAATACGTATTGATAATGCTATTGTTAGTGTAGAGGGAAACATTGATATAATTCCTAGCTATTACACATTGCAAGATTTTGTAGAAGATTGTTGGGATAGCAACACTATAACATTTCAGGAAGCAAAATTTTTTCTAAAAGATGCAATGCAAGGATTAACAAGAGTATATGATTATATTTTAATTGATAATCCACCTTCACTAGATATTTTTTTAGTAAATTCTCTTTTTATTAGTGATTATGTAATTGTGCCTGTTGTATGTGAATTATGGACAGTTGAGAGTCTAGAACTTATTTATGATAAAGTTTATGATAGATTGAAATTAGTAATTCCTATATATACAATAGCAACTAAATTTAGAAAAAGAAGTACTTATGAGCGTCTATATAATGAACTTGATAAGAGAAGTAATCTCTTAGGATTTGTGTCAGAACGTGAGAGTTTAAATAGAAGTATCTTTTCTAAGATTGACTTTGATATGACATGTGATTATGTAAGTGAATATCAAACAATTTGGAATAATTTTATATCTAAATCAAGAATCATGGCTTGA
- a CDS encoding chromosome replication/partitioning protein translates to MAKLVPSLNSRLINKEWKEEKEVQRQRYLELMEKLETLVAKDVRTKIEMTKTVFEIFEDKLYILGGFGNFTAFIKKCGLSTTSIYSYIKIGRALKEGYITEQDIIKRGINSVRVALEQGNIETLKEDKKTDKVIPLRILIPSDNAYKYFKSNTKFASYTLSRIYNEQRQLLDSFLFDFNEEKRRKRRVNLEDVIEAEEEQKLVEDVNQKSD, encoded by the coding sequence ATGGCAAAATTAGTGCCCAGTCTTAATTCAAGACTAATAAATAAAGAATGGAAAGAAGAAAAGGAAGTACAAAGACAAAGATATTTAGAACTTATGGAGAAACTTGAAACATTAGTTGCTAAAGATGTAAGAACAAAGATTGAAATGACTAAAACAGTATTTGAAATATTTGAGGATAAATTATATATATTGGGAGGATTTGGTAATTTTACAGCATTTATTAAAAAATGTGGATTATCAACAACAAGTATTTATAGTTATATTAAAATTGGTAGAGCATTAAAAGAAGGGTATATAACAGAACAAGATATTATAAAAAGAGGGATTAATAGTGTTAGAGTTGCATTAGAACAGGGGAATATTGAAACCTTAAAAGAAGATAAAAAGACAGATAAAGTAATCCCTTTAAGAATATTAATACCATCTGACAATGCATATAAATATTTTAAATCAAATACTAAGTTTGCATCATATACTTTATCCAGAATCTATAATGAGCAAAGACAATTATTGGATAGTTTTCTTTTTGATTTTAACGAAGAAAAAAGAAGAAAAAGAAGAGTTAATTTAGAAGATGTTATTGAAGCAGAAGAAGAGCAAAAGTTAGTAGAAGATGTAAATCAAAAATCAGATTAA